GGCATGACGCTCGACGTGAAGTACCTGCCGGCGGAGGAGGAGGCGGCGCTGCTGCGCATCTTCTTCGACAAGGTGGACCCGGCGCTCATCGACAAGCTCGTGGCCATCGCCAACGACCTGCGCAAGGTCTACCCGGACGTCCTGCCGCTGCCCATCGCTCCGCGCACGCTCATCCACATCGTGGAGCACATCCAGCACTATCCCGGCGACAGCGTCACGGACATCTTCACGAAGACCTACAACCCCTCCTCCATCGTCGAGGACCCGGTCATCGCCGAGACCATCGCCGCGTCCCTGCGCCGCTACGACCTCGAAGGGAACAAGGCCTCCGCGGCCGCCCGCGACTCGCTGGCCTCCATCCTCGAAGAGTTCGCCGAGCAGAAGCGCGTGAAGCTCGCGCAGGAAGCGGAGGCGAAGCGCCAGGCCGAGGCCGCGAAGCCGAAGTCGACTCCCGTCCCCATCAACACCGCGCACGACAGCGACGAGGACGACTGGGACGGCGGCGGCGGACACATGGACTTCGACTCCCCGCGGACGAAGTGGGACGACACGCCCGGCCCCATGTCCTGGGACCAATGGATGAACCGGTCCGACCGCATGCCCCCCATGCCGTTCACGAGCCCCAAGAGCGGCGAGGACGGCCTCCCGTCGCCGACCTTCACCTCCCCCGACGACGGCGCCGCCTCTCCCGAAGAGGAGAAGGGCCTCGTCGACGCCTGGGCGAAGGTCCTCGAGAACGTCGCGCGACTGCTCTCGAGCTACATGGGCCTGCGCCTCTCCCCTTTCTACTATCTCCAGAAGCACGGCGAGAACGAGAAGAACACCCCGCGGCGCTGGCGCGCGGTCTCGGGTCTGGAGGAGATCCAGTACCTCCCCGAGGACCTCGCCGACCCGGACAGGAACGTCTCGCTCGGCCGACTCGCGCACGAGGTCTGGCACCTGATCTTCAGCCGTCCCGAGCTCATCTTCGAGAACAAGCCGTTCATCAAGAACATGGCCTTCCAGGCCCTCTGGTGGGCCGTCGAGGACCCCCGCATCAACAACCTCGGCGTCGCGAAACACCCGGGCGCCCGCGGCTGGCTCGAGGCCGCCTACGCGAAGGACTACGGCATCCAGGACATCGACGCGGAGCGCGCGCGCTGGGCGCGCATCCCGCTGCACCTCCAGTTCAACTACGCGCTCATCTACCAGTGGTGGTCCGGCCGCCCCGACCCGCGCGTCGTCGACTCCCGGGTCCTCGAGGCGCTCCAGAAGGCCGCCAAGCCCATCCGGAAGGCTATCGCCGAGAAGGACGCCCGGCGCGCCTTCGAGATCATCCGCGACGAGATCTGGCCCATCTATCAGGAGCTGATGAAGCAGGCCTACGACCAGGCCATGCAGGACAAGGCCGAGCAGGACGGCGAGCAGCAGGACGGGGAGAAGAGCGACGAGAAGCAGGAAGGCCAGGGCAAGGGTCAGGGCCAGGGAGAGCAGGGCGACGAGCAGCAGGACCAGGACCAGCAGGGCTCGCAGGCCGGCGAGGGGCAGGAGGGCGACGAGCAGCAGGCCTCTGAATCCGAGTCCTCGTCCGGCGGACAGGGGAAGCAGGGCCGGCAGCAGCAGGATAAGAAGGGCAAGCAGGGCGGCAAGAAGAAGCAGCGCCCTCTCACCGACGAGGAGAAGAAGAAGTACGAGGACCAGGTCCGCAAGGAGATGGAGAAGCAGGAGAAGGAATATCGCGACAAGCACGGGGAGAAGACCCTCGACAACCCCGAGGACATGAGCGACGCCCAGCAGGAGAAGGCGAAGAAGGAAGCCGAGGAGATGCGCAAGAAGGTGGAGAAGGCCCGCCAGAAGGGCCAGCCCGGCCAGCAGGACCAACAGCCGCAGGACGGCCAGTCCGGCCAGTCCTCCGACTCCGATTCCTCCGCGCAGGACGGGAAGAAATCCGACCCCTCCGACCCGCAGAAGCAGAAGCAGCAGAAGGACCGGCTCAACAAGGCCGACGAGGAGAAGGAGGTCCGCCAGGCGGACCACGACCGCTACAACAAGTACTTCGACCGCGTCCGCAAGCTCATCCCGACGATGCGCCAGCAGCTCCTGCAGACGCTCAAGCAGAAGATCCGCCAACGCACCATCCGCGGCCGCGACTCCGGGGATCTCGACGAGGACGCCTACCACCGCATCCCCGCCGGCGACCCGGACATCTTCAAGGAGGATTTCCTCCCCAACAAGACGCTCTACCGCATCTCGCTGCTCATCGACACCAGCGGCAGCATGGACGGCGACAAGAAGGAGCGCGCCATCGAAGGAGCCATCATGATGATGGAGGCGCTCGACAAGGTCCCCGGCGTGCAGTTCGAGGTGGTGAAGTACGACAGCGACCCGAAGGTGCTCAAGCCCTACGGCGCGAAGCTCTCCCCGAAGATGAAGGAGTCGATCATCGCCGCCATCTTCTCGGGCACGGGCTCCACCGAGGCGCACAAGGCCCTCAAGGAGGCCATCGAGCGCATCCGCATGGGCCGCGGCGACAAGATGATCATCATGGTCAACGACGGCGACCCGGACTACAACTTCGACCGCGACCAGTACCGGGCGCTCATCAAGGCCGCCAAGGACGTCGACATCCACGGCATCGGGCTCGGCGACCAGGCCCAGCTCGTGCTCGACCTCTTCCCGCCCGGACAAGGGCATTGGCTGAAGGACGCGGCGGAGTTCGCCAACAACCTGCGCAACATCCTGCGCAAGAAGCTGCTGGGGCACTGAGGCCCGCGCCCGGCATCCCCCTCTCCCCCCCTGGGAGAGGGGGATTTTTTTGAGCGCGGGATTCGGATAACGTAATCAGGTATAATCCATCCGTCGAGCCGATCTGGAGAGGTGCGTGAGCGGTTGAAACGGCACGACTGGAAATCGTGTAGGGGTAACACCCTCGGGGGTTCGAATCCCCCCCTCTCCGCCATTTTGCGAGCGCGCGGAGGCCGGACCTGCCGGACCGGCTGAGCACGCTCGTCCCGACCAAAGGTCGGGATCGCCGCCCAATAGTCCCGCGAACCGGGAACGCCGGATGCGAAGCATGGAAGCCGTCACGAAGAAGAAGCCCGCCGCGACCATCAAGACCGGCAACACCGGCCTCACGGTCAAGGTCTACCTCTGGCCGCTGACGAAGGTCCAGCACGAGTTCGATGCCGAGAAAGCGCGCCTCTGGATCAAGGGACAGGTGACCGACTCCGCGACCGGACAGGTCCGGAAGTTCAACGACGCCGGCGAACTCATCTCGCTGCTCGGAAAATGGAACGCGAAGCGCTTCAAGGCGATGAAGCGCGACGACTGGCGCCAAGGCCGCCTGGACCTCTGAGCGCACGGGTCGTCCGAGAACTCCGCAGCCGTCCTCTCCCCCGAAAACAGAAATGACGGATGGACCTTCGCTCCGGCGTTGCCGGAGCGCTTTCTCAGCGATGCTTCGCTTCTACGAAGCCCTCGAGGGATCCCCGCAGGGGATTCCTAGAAAAGCGTGAAGGGGAAGCCCGGCGGAAGCACGGCGTAGAAGTCCAGCAGGGCCGCCGCGCTGAGGAAGGGCCCGAAGGGGATCGGGTCCTGGCGCGCGATGCGCCGGCGCAGGATGAGGGAGAGGCCCCAGGCGGAGCCGAGGAAAGACGCGACGATGAGCGCGTTGAAGGCGCCGAGCGCGCCCGCCCACGCCCCGATGGCGGCCAGCAGCTTCACGTCGCCGCCGCCCATCGCCTCCTTCTTGAAGACCTTCTCCCCGAAGACCGCCAGCCCCCAGCAGAGCGCGAAGCCGACCGCGGCCCCGCCCACGGAGTGCAGGACGCGGCTCCACCAGACCTGGCCGCTCAGCAGCGGGTTGAGCGGAGCCAGGAGGAGGCCCGCGGCGAGGAGCCCGAGCGAGAGCTCGTCGGGGATGAGGAAGGTGTCCCAGTCGATGAAGGCCACCGCGACGAGGGCCGCGCAGGCGAGCAGGGCGGGGAGCGTCCAGAGCATGTGCTCCGGCCAGCGCAGGCGCAGGCCGAGCGCGAGGAGTCCGAGGAGGAGCTCGACGGCCGGGTAGCGCGCGGAGATGGGGGCGCGGCAATGCCGGCAGCGGCCCTTGAGAAGGAACCAGCTGAGCAGCGGGAGGTTGTCGTAGAAGGCGATGGGCTTCGAGCAGAGCGGGCAGCGTGAGCGGGGGTGAACGACGGACATGTCCCGGGGCAGGCGGTGGATGAGGACGTTGACGAAGCTTCCGAGACAGAGGCCGAACACGGTCCAGACCGTCCGTTCGAACGCCGCCGGGATTGCTATCATCGTCACGATGCCGTCCTCGAGCCTGGGAACCCGTCGAGCGGAGCTCGCGCTCCTGCTCCTCTGCGCCGCCGCGTATGCGCTGGCGCTCGGCGCCTACTACGTCGGATTCTTCAACGACGACGCATTCTACATCATCGGAGCCCGCTCGCTCCTCTCCGGCCGCTTCGCCGAGCTCAACGCGCCGGGCGCACCGCCCCTCTCCCCCTACATGCCCGGCTACCCGCTCCTGCTCGCGCCGCTGACGGCCCTCTTCCCGGAGAGCTTCCTCCCCCTCCAGCTCCTCTCCGTCGCCTGCACGCTGGGCTCGCTCCACCTGCTCTGGGAGCTCCTCGACGGGAGAGCCTCCCCCGCGGTCCGCTTCGCCGCGACGGCGCTCGCCGGTCTCAACCCGCTCACCGTGAGCGTCTCGGGCACGGTGCTCACCGACCCGCTCTTCACGCTCCTGACCCTCGCGTTCTTCGTCCAGGCGCGCCGAGCATGGAGGGACGAGGCCCCCGGCCCGTGGGCCCTCCTCTGCGGCCTCTGCGCCGCTTCCTGGTACGTCCGTCCGACGGGAGCGGTCTTCGGAGCGGCCCTCGTCGGGACGCTCCTCCTGCAGCGGCGCCCGCGGCGCGCCCTGGCGTGCGCCGCCGCGCTCGCGGCGCTGGCGGCCCCGTGGCTGCTGCGCGGCGCGCTTCAGGGGAGCCCTCTGATCCCGTACGCGGGAGAGCTCCCGACCGCCGACGCCTCTCCCTCCCTGCCCGCGATCCTCTCCGGCGCCGGCGCGAGCGCGCTCTTCCATCTCCGGGAGCTGTACGCGCGCGCCCTCTTCCGCTGGCCGGGGGCGGCGACCGGAGGCCCCGCGGAGACCCTCGCCGTGCTCGGGGGCCTGGCGCTGACCCTGCTCGGCCTGCGCCGCCTGCGCCCCGGCCCGCTCGCGCTGCTCGCCGCGGCCGGCTACGCCGGGCTCCACCTGCTCTGGGCGAAGACGACCGCCCGCTACCTGCTCCCGGCGCTGCCCTTCGTCTGCGCGCTGGTCCTCCTGGGGACGCAGGAACTCGAGGAGCGCTGGGCTCTGCGCCGGGCCGCGCTCCCGCTGGCGACCCTCGCGCTGGCCCTCGCCCTCTTCGCGCCGACCCTCGGGACGGTCTTCGCGGCCTCCCGCCGCAAGGGGACACCGTTGACGACGCCTCCGGAGAGGACCTTCTCCTGGATCCGGACGCACGCGCCGCCGGACGCGGTGTTCGCCGCGGAGGAGCAGGGACGGGTCTACCTCCTCACGGGCCGGCGCAGCGCGCGCCTGCGCGGCGCCCCGACGTCGCGGGAGTTCGCGGCGGGCCTGCGCGCGCGCGGCGCCGGCTGGGTCCTCTCGCTCCCCGACGGAGGGGCGATCGTCCGCCGGGACGACCCCAACGCCCCCCTGCCTTCGTCGGACCTGCGCCGCCTGGCCGCGCCGCCCCTCTTCGAAAAGGTCTTCGAAGACCCCGCAGAGCGCTCCGCGATCTACCGCCTCCGCTGAGAGTCCATCAAGCGGGGCCCCCCGCCTCTCGAGGCGGGGGGCCCACTTCCTCCGAGCTTCCGCTCAGTACGTCGACCAGATGCTGGTCTTCGTGTCCGTGTGCGTGCAGTTGACGAGCACGGTCCCGAAGTTCGCGTCCGCCGGCCCGTTGTTGTACGACCAGCCGCCGACGTCCGTGATGGCCGCGACGCCCGAGCCCAGCACGAACGTGTTCGCGTCCGCATGGTAGTTCGGCGTCTTACCCTGCGGCATCGCCGACATGTACTTGCCGTTGATGGTCAGAGCATCCGGGGTGTTGGGATACTGCCCCTCCATGTCCCCGTAGTAGATGCTCAACGCGCTGCGGACCGCGCCCAGGTTGCCCTTGGTCGCGCCCTCGTTCGACTTGCGGATCAGCTCGGCGAACTTCGGGATGGCGATGGCCGCCAATATACCGATGATGGCTACCACGATCATCAGTTCGATGAGCGTGAACCCTCGGCTCCCCGAGCTCTTCTTCGTTCTCTCGCGCATGGTCCTACCCTCCTTTGTGCCGGCATGATGTACGAAGGAGGAATCGTGCGGCATCCGGCACGCTTGGCGACCCGCGCGAGCGGGTATATCGGAAGTGTATCCCGCCCCCGGCTCCGCCGCCAGTGGCCTCGGCTGTGACTTTGAGCGGCCGGAAAGACGAAGGCCCCCCGCCTCGAGAGGCGGGGGGCCTTCCGTCACTGCGAGCGTCGGGTCAGTACGTCGACCAGATGCTGGTCTTCGTGTCCGTGTGCGTGCAGTTCACAAGGATGGTGCCGAAGTTCGCATCGGCCGGCCCGTTGTTGTACGACCAGCCGCCGACGTCCGTGATGGCCGCGACGCCCGAGCCCAGCGCGAACGTGTTGCGGTCCGCGTGGTAGTTCGGCGTCTTGCCCTGCGGCATCGCCGACATGTACTTGCCGTTGATGGTCAGAGCATCCGGGGTGTTGGGATACTGCCCCTCCATGTCCCCGTAGTAGATGCTCAGCGCGCTGCGGACCGCGCCCAGGTTGCCCTTGGTCGCGCCCTCGTTCGACTTGCGGATCAGCTCCGCGAACTTCGGGATGGCGATGGCCGCCAGGATTCCGATGATGGCCACCACGATCATGAGCTCGATGAGCGTGAAACCGCGCTTGCTGTTACGCATGTTCTTGTCCCTCCGGGTGCGTCATGCCCTGCGCGTGTCCGTCGTTGCGCGGTCGTCGTCTCCGTCTTAAAACGAAGCCCCTGGTCTCTCGACCAGGGGCTTGTTGTTCACGCTGAGCGAAAGCTCAATACGTGGACCAGATGCTGGTCTTCGTGTCCGTGTGAGTGCAGTTCACAAGGATGGTGCCGAAGTTCGCATCCGCCGGCCCGTTGTTGTAAGACCAACCGCCGACGTCCGTGATGGCCGCGACGCCCGAGCCCAGCGCGAACGTGTTGCGGTCCGCGTGGTAGTTCGGCGTCTTGCCCTGCGGCATCGACGACATGTACTTGCCGTTGATGGTCAGAGCATCCGGGGTATTGGGGTACTGTCCTTCCATATCCCC
The Elusimicrobiota bacterium genome window above contains:
- a CDS encoding prepilin peptidase, whose amino-acid sequence is MIAIPAAFERTVWTVFGLCLGSFVNVLIHRLPRDMSVVHPRSRCPLCSKPIAFYDNLPLLSWFLLKGRCRHCRAPISARYPAVELLLGLLALGLRLRWPEHMLWTLPALLACAALVAVAFIDWDTFLIPDELSLGLLAAGLLLAPLNPLLSGQVWWSRVLHSVGGAAVGFALCWGLAVFGEKVFKKEAMGGGDVKLLAAIGAWAGALGAFNALIVASFLGSAWGLSLILRRRIARQDPIPFGPFLSAAALLDFYAVLPPGFPFTLF
- a CDS encoding VWA domain-containing protein — translated: GMTLDVKYLPAEEEAALLRIFFDKVDPALIDKLVAIANDLRKVYPDVLPLPIAPRTLIHIVEHIQHYPGDSVTDIFTKTYNPSSIVEDPVIAETIAASLRRYDLEGNKASAAARDSLASILEEFAEQKRVKLAQEAEAKRQAEAAKPKSTPVPINTAHDSDEDDWDGGGGHMDFDSPRTKWDDTPGPMSWDQWMNRSDRMPPMPFTSPKSGEDGLPSPTFTSPDDGAASPEEEKGLVDAWAKVLENVARLLSSYMGLRLSPFYYLQKHGENEKNTPRRWRAVSGLEEIQYLPEDLADPDRNVSLGRLAHEVWHLIFSRPELIFENKPFIKNMAFQALWWAVEDPRINNLGVAKHPGARGWLEAAYAKDYGIQDIDAERARWARIPLHLQFNYALIYQWWSGRPDPRVVDSRVLEALQKAAKPIRKAIAEKDARRAFEIIRDEIWPIYQELMKQAYDQAMQDKAEQDGEQQDGEKSDEKQEGQGKGQGQGEQGDEQQDQDQQGSQAGEGQEGDEQQASESESSSGGQGKQGRQQQDKKGKQGGKKKQRPLTDEEKKKYEDQVRKEMEKQEKEYRDKHGEKTLDNPEDMSDAQQEKAKKEAEEMRKKVEKARQKGQPGQQDQQPQDGQSGQSSDSDSSAQDGKKSDPSDPQKQKQQKDRLNKADEEKEVRQADHDRYNKYFDRVRKLIPTMRQQLLQTLKQKIRQRTIRGRDSGDLDEDAYHRIPAGDPDIFKEDFLPNKTLYRISLLIDTSGSMDGDKKERAIEGAIMMMEALDKVPGVQFEVVKYDSDPKVLKPYGAKLSPKMKESIIAAIFSGTGSTEAHKALKEAIERIRMGRGDKMIIMVNDGDPDYNFDRDQYRALIKAAKDVDIHGIGLGDQAQLVLDLFPPGQGHWLKDAAEFANNLRNILRKKLLGH
- a CDS encoding type II secretion system protein; translation: MRERTKKSSGSRGFTLIELMIVVAIIGILAAIAIPKFAELIRKSNEGATKGNLGAVRSALSIYYGDMEGQYPNTPDALTINGKYMSAMPQGKTPNYHADANTFVLGSGVAAITDVGGWSYNNGPADANFGTVLVNCTHTDTKTSIWSTY
- a CDS encoding type II secretion system protein, whose translation is MRNSKRGFTLIELMIVVAIIGILAAIAIPKFAELIRKSNEGATKGNLGAVRSALSIYYGDMEGQYPNTPDALTINGKYMSAMPQGKTPNYHADRNTFALGSGVAAITDVGGWSYNNGPADANFGTILVNCTHTDTKTSIWSTY
- a CDS encoding glycosyltransferase family 39 protein, producing MPSSSLGTRRAELALLLLCAAAYALALGAYYVGFFNDDAFYIIGARSLLSGRFAELNAPGAPPLSPYMPGYPLLLAPLTALFPESFLPLQLLSVACTLGSLHLLWELLDGRASPAVRFAATALAGLNPLTVSVSGTVLTDPLFTLLTLAFFVQARRAWRDEAPGPWALLCGLCAASWYVRPTGAVFGAALVGTLLLQRRPRRALACAAALAALAAPWLLRGALQGSPLIPYAGELPTADASPSLPAILSGAGASALFHLRELYARALFRWPGAATGGPAETLAVLGGLALTLLGLRRLRPGPLALLAAAGYAGLHLLWAKTTARYLLPALPFVCALVLLGTQELEERWALRRAALPLATLALALALFAPTLGTVFAASRRKGTPLTTPPERTFSWIRTHAPPDAVFAAEEQGRVYLLTGRRSARLRGAPTSREFAAGLRARGAGWVLSLPDGGAIVRRDDPNAPLPSSDLRRLAAPPLFEKVFEDPAERSAIYRLR
- a CDS encoding type II secretion system protein produces the protein MRNSKRGFTLIELMIVVAIIGILAAIAIPKFAELIRKSNEGATKGNLGAVRSALSIYYGDMEGQYPNTPDALTINGKYMSSMPQGKTPNYHADRNTFALGSGVAAITDVGGWSYNNGPADANFGTILVNCTHTDTKTSIWSTY